The DNA sequence CAGGATGCGCACCGCGCCGTCGGCGATGATCCACGGCGTCTCCGGCGGGCACGTCCCGTCGTCGGACCGGCGGTTGATCACCGATTCGACGAGCCGGAAGGGAAGATCGTCGGCGTCCGCCACCCCGTCGCACTCCACGATCACCGCGGCCGCCAGCTGCCGGTACCGGCCGCGCAGCTGTTCCCGGTTGAGCCGGAACTGCCCGAAGCGGTCCACCCGCAGTTCGGGTAATAGGTACAGCGCACCAAGGTTCCACCGCTTGGCACACAGCTGGGACACGTCACCGACCACCAGCGCGTGCAGCCGCTCGGCCGCCGGACCGGGCTGATCCAGCAGATCGGCCGCCAGCGCCAGCGGCTCGTCGACCGTTCCGGCCAGCAACGCCTCGAGGATGTCGTCCTTGGTGGGGAAATGGTGATACAGCGAGGCCTGCCGCATCCCGACTGCGTCGGCGATCCGGCGGGTGGACGTCGCGGCGTAACCGACGGTGGTGAACAGTTCGGCTGCCGCATCGAGGATCTCCTCGCGGGCTGTGTTGCCCGGTCGGCGGGATTGTTCGAGCCGCGGCCGGCCCCGCCCCTCGCTGCGCATACGACATTGTTACATTCCCGACATGCCGGAATAACTGTCATTTGATAGAAATATAGTCAACGCAGTCGTTACATCGGTGATACTCGCCGGGAACCGCGCCGCAGAAAACTTTCAAGTGACAGTTAATCGGGTTCGCCCGGACAGGAGTGACACCATGACCACCGCGTCGACCGACGGCGCCCGCTCGCACGCCCGTTCACAGGCGGCGGCAGCGGATATGCGCATCCCGGCCCTGCCGGACGGTGTGGACGACACTGCCCTCGTGTGGTCGGAGGCCGTGCCCGCCGGCTCCTACGCCACCCGCGTGCTCGGCCGCGGAACACGACTGAGGTTCGCCGACCCCGACGGCGGCGCCTGCGCGCACCTGCTGCTGTTCCGCGCCGACGCGTCCTGGGAGCGGCTCAACATCGCCGACACCATGAAGGTGCCGTGGCAGGCCTACCTTGGCCCCGGTCATCCCCTGCTCTCCGATCAGGGCCGGGTGCTGGCCACCGTCGTCGCCGACACCTCCGGCCATCACGACATGCTGTGCGGCCTACCGCCGTCGGCCCGCCCGACGATGCTGCTCGCGGCGCTCAAACACGGCATGGACATCCGGGACGTCGCGCCGTCGGCCACCCTGTTCAAGGGTGCCCGGGTGGAAGAGTCCGGAGCCTTGACCTTCACCGGCTCGGCAGGCCCCGGCGCCGCGATCGACCTGCTGATCCACCTGCCGGTGATCGTCGCGGTGGTCAACACCGCCCATCCCCTCGATCCCGCGCCCGCCGTCACCGGTCTCGACATCGTCGCCTGGCGCGCGCCCGAGGAACTGACCACCCCGGTCAACGACGACCCGGAATATCTCAGGGCCCTGTTCAACACCGAATCAACTTGGGCCGCAGCACAATCCAGTGAGGAACTTCGATGACAACCGCAGCACCGACGGCAATCTCCGACGAGGTCGTGGCCGCTTGCGCACCGTGGTCGGCGATTCTGCGGACCGGCCAGACCCTGCAGATCATCGACCTGCACGGCAACCAGGCGGTCGACACCCTGTTCTACGCCGTCGACGGTGACCGGGTGGATCCCACCGGCCGCTACAGCGCCCAGACCACCATCGCCGCCCAGCGCAACATCTTCCTGACCACCGGCTCGGTGTTGCGCGCGGCCGATGGCCGGCCCCTGGTGAGCATCGTGGCCGACGAAGTCGGCAACCATGACACCATCGCCGGCGCCTGCTCCAAGGAGTCCAACACCCTGCGCTACGGCCACCACACCGTCCACCAGCACGCCTGCGCCGAGAACTTCCTGGCCGAGGCCGCCAAGTGGGGCATGGGCAAGCGCGACATCGTCTCCAACGTGAACTTCTTCATGAACGTCCCGGTTGAAGCCGACGGCACCCTCGGCATCGTCGACGGCTTGTCCGCACCCGGTAAGTCGCTGACGCTGCGCGCCGAGAGCGACACCCTGGTACTGGTGTCCAACTGCCCGCAGATCAACAACCCCTGCAACGGTTTCGACCCCACGCCGGTGCGAATGGTGATCACCTCGCCGGAGTCCGATGTCGCGGGTCGGTCCGCTCCGTGACGACCATCGAGGTGATCCGGCCGGGAATGCTCACCACCGTCCAGGACTGGCCCGGCCGGATCGGCTACTGGCATGTCGGCGTACCGCCGTCGGGCCCGATGGACGACCTGTCGTTCCGGATCGGCAACCGGGTCCTGGGCAATCCCGAAGGAGCCGGTGGACTGGAGTGTACCAAAGCCGGTCCGGCCCTACGGTTTCCGGACGGCGCACGGGTGTGTGTCACCGGCGCGCCGGTGCCGGTGACCCTGGACGGCACCCCGGTGCCGCAGTGGCAGTCGGTCACCGTTGCGGCCGGCGGCGTCCTGGACGTCGGTATGGTCGACGGTCCGGGGATGCGCTGCTACATCCTGATCGCAGGCGGACTCACCGAGCCCGAATATCTCGGCAGCACAGCCACCTTCACCCTGGGCACCTTCGGCGGGCACGACGGCAGGCCGTTGCGCGCCGGCGACCAGTTGACCGCCGCCGAGGACCCCGGGCCGGTATCGAGCCGGCCGGCCCGCGCCGCAATCGAGGAGCAGCCCTCGATCGGGCACCGCTGGGAAGTCGCCGTCACCGAGGGCCCGCACGCGGCTCCGGAGTTCTTCACCCGCGCCGATATCGACACGCTGGTCAGCACCGACTACACCGTGCACTTCAACTCCGACCGCACCGGTGTCCGGCTGGAGGGCCCCAAGCCGCAGTGGGCCCGCACCGATGGCGGCGAGGCCGGCCTGCACCCGTCGAATATCCACGACAATGCCTACTGCGTCGGCACTTTGGACTTCACCGGCGATACCCCCATCCTGCTGGGCCCGGACGGCCCGAGCCTCGGCGGCTTCGTCTGCCCGGTGACCGTGGTCCGCGGCGACCGGTGGAAATTGGGCCAGATGGCGCCCGGTGACACCGTCCGCTTCGTCCCGGTCCGGGCCGACCGCGCCCCCTCCCTGGGCAGTATCGACGCCGATCGCCGGGCGTCGCTACCCCTGGTGATCTCGACCGCCGGCGACCAGGACGACGGTGTGCTGACCCGGTTCACCGCTGCCGACGACACCGCTGTCACCGTCCGGCGTGACGGCGACGGCGGCCTGCTCGTCGAGTACGGGCCGATGGTGCTCGACCTGGCCATGCGCGCGCGGGTGCACGTGCTCTACGAGCAGATGCTGGCCAGCGCGGTGCCCGGTGTCACCGAGCTCACCCCGGGTGTGCGCTCGCTGCAGGTGCAGTTCGATCCCGCGGTGATCGCCATGCCCGAGCTCGTCGACCTGCTGGCCCGCACCGACGAATCCCTGCCCGCCACAGACGAACTCGTGCTACCGAGCCGCACCGTGCGGTTACCGCTGTCGTGGGACGACCCGGCCACCCACGAAGCGATCCAGCGTTACATCCACGGCGTGCGCGCCGACGCACCATGGTGCCCGTGGAACATCGAGTTCATCCGCCGGATCAATGGTCTGGCTGACGTCGATGCCGTCCACGACATCGTGTACAACGCCCAATACCTGGTGCTCGGCCTCGGCGACGTCTACCTGGGTGCCCCGGTGGCCACTCCCCTGGATCCACGCCACCGTCTGGTGACCACGAAGTACAACCCGGCACGCACCTGGACACCGGAGAACGCCGTCGGTATCGGCGGTGCCTATCTGTGCATCTACGGGATGGAGGGCCCGGGCGGCTATCAGTTCGTCGGGCGCACCACGCAGGTGTGGAATCATCAGCACCCCAACGATTCCCAGTCCTTCGAGCCGGGCACACCCTGGCTGCTGCGCTACTTCGACCGGATCAGCTTCTACCCGGTCAGCGCCGAGGAACTCCTCGACTTACGGGCCGACATGGCAGCCGGACGCGGCAACGTCGAGATCGGTGACGGCGAGTTCTCGATGTCGGAGTATGAGCGGTTCCTTGCGGGCAACGCCGAGAGCATCGCGACATTTCGCGCCCAGCAGGCCGAGGCGTTCACCGCTGAACGGCGGGCCTGGGACAAGGCGGGCGAGTTCGCCGGTCAGCTGGCCAGCTAACGCGAGCCGAGCAGCCCCGACAGGTACTCCGCGCGGCAGGCCCGGCGGGCCAGCTTGCCGCTGGTGGTCCGCGGAATCGCCCCGGCGGCGACCAGCAGGATGTCGGCCACCGGCAGGGCGTGCTGACGGGACACCGCGGCGCGGATCGCCTCGACGATGGGCTCGGGGTCGGCCTTGCCCGCCCCCGGTCCGCGCTCGGCGATCACCACCAGACGCTCACCGGTGCCTTCGGGTCCAGGCACCGAGAAGGCCGCCACGAACCCGCGGCGTACCGCACTCGACGCATCGGCGACGGTGGCCTCGATGTCCTGTGGGTAGTGATTGCGGCCGTCGATGATCACCAAATCCTTGATCCGGCCGGTGATGTACAGCTCGCCGCCGAGGTAGACGCCCATGTCGCCGGTGCGAAACCACATTGCGTTGGGCGCGACGCCGTCGGCGTGGCTGCCACTGTCCAACCGCACCTGAAGCTTGTTGCGGAACGACTGGTCGGTCTCGCGTTCGCGGCCCCAGTATCCGCGGCCGACGTTCTCCCCGTGCAGCCAGATCTCGCCGACCCGGCCGTCGGGCAGCTCGGACTCCGAGTCGGGGTCGACGATCACCGCCCACTGGCTGCGGGCGACCCGCCCGCACGACACCTGCGGGACGGCGTTGGGTGCATCTGGTGCGACCACCACGGCACGGCCCAGGCCGAGTTCCTCGCGGTCCAGGTAGATGGCCGTCGCCCGGTCATCGGAGCCGATGGTGGACACGAACAGCGTCGCCTCGGCCATCCCGTAGGACGGTTTCACCGCATTCGGTGACAGCCCATACGGCCCGAACACGGCATTGAACCTGTCGATGGAGGTGATGTTCACCGGTTCGGACCCGTTGATCAGGCCGGCGACATTGCTCAGGTCGAGGTCTTCCCCGGCAGGCGGCACACCGCGCTGGGCGGCCAGCTCGAAGGCGAAGTTCGGCGCCGCGGCGAAGGTCCGCCCGCGCTGGGCTTCCACGGCGAGCTCTTTGATCCAGCGGTGTGGGCGGCGCACGAACGCCGTCGGCGACATCAACGTCAGATGGCCGCCGAACAACGCCGGGAACATGATCATCAGCAGGCCCATGTCGTGGAACAGCGGCAGCCAGCTGACGCTGGCGGTGTCCCAGTCCAGGCCCACCGAGATGATCATCTGCACCACGTTGGTGAGCACCGCCCGGTGGGTGATCTCCACACCGGCCGGGCTGCGCGTCGATCCCGAGGTGTACTGCAGATAGGCGATGCCGTTGCTGTCCAGCGCCGCGGGCACGAACGTCTGGCCGACCGAATCGGGCACCGCGTCGATGGCGATCACCCGCGGGCGGCGGGTGCGCGGAAGCTTGCGGACGAAGGCCTGGGCAGCCTCGGCGGCCGCCGTCGTGGTCAGCACCGCCGACGGCAGAGCATCGGAGAGCACCGCATCCAGGCGTTCGGCGTGGCCGGGCAGTTCCGGGGCGAACAGCGGCACCGCGATGTTGCCGGCCTGGATCGCAGCGAAGAAGCCGAGGACATAGTCGACGCCCTGGGGAGCCAGGATCGCCACCCGGTCGCCGGGCTGGGTGACCTGTTGCAGACGCGCCCCCACGGCGCGCAGCCGCAGGCCGAGTTCGCGCCAGGTCAGCTCGATGGGTGTGCCCGCTGCGTCGTGCTCGAAGTCCAGGTAGCGGTAGGCGGCGGTGTCACCGAACTGGTCGATGTTGTGGTCGAGGAAGCGGGTGATCGTCAGGTCGGCAGGCAAAGCGATGTTCCCGTCACCGTCGAGGTAATCCTCGAGCTTGAGCCGAATCCCCTGACCGGTGGCAGCTGTGGGTTCGTGACTCATGAGCGAATTTTACGATCGGCCAGCACGTTTCCTCGGCTGCCGCGCCACGGTTTGGCGTGGCGCGATTCGTCGCAGCGGCGGCTGCCGACATCGAAGCGCGACTTCGTGTTCACTTGGATGTGACACCCTCTGCGGCACACAGGCCGCCAACGGAGTCACTAGCGAAGGTGGAAATGGCTGCAAAAGCTGCGGGTTCGTCCCGCCACGTCGAGGTTGAGCAGAAGTTCGACGTCCCCCCGGCAACGGTGTTCCCGTCCTTCGAGGGGCTGACGTTCGTCTCGCGGGTCGAGCGGCTGCCGTCACAATCCCTGGACGCGGTGTACTTCGACACATCAGACCAGGACCTGGCCCGGCGGCGTGTCACCCTGCGCCGACGCACCGGTGGCCCGGATGCCGGCTGGCACCTGAAACTGCCGGCCGGTCCGGATGCCCGCACCGAGGTGCACGCGCCGCTGGAGAGTGGCGACCACGCCGCGGCCGGCGAGGTGCCCGAGGAACTCGTCGACATTGTGCTGGCGATCGTGCGCGACCGCCCGCTGGTGCCGGTCGCCCGGATCTCGACCACCCGCAACGTGGTGATGGTCTACGGCACGGACGGAGCCGCATTGGCCGAGTTCTGCGACGACGAGGTCACCGCATCGGCCCTCGATCCCGTTGACAGCAGCCCGGGCGAGGAGCAGCGCTGGCACGAGTGGGAGCTAGAACTCGTCGACGGCGAGGTCAAGGGCGGCAAGGAAGTGCTGCGCCGGCTGGGTAACCGGCTGCTCGACGCCGGCGCCGCCCCCGCCGGGCACGGCTCGAAGCTGGCCAAGGTGCTGCAGGCCGGGCTGCCCGCCCCCGCCCGCCCCGAGCCATCCGCCGACCCGGTGCACCGCGCGGTGGCCGAGCAGGTGGACCAGATGATGGAGTGGGACCGGGCGGTGCGGGCCGACACCTGGGATTCGGTGCACCAGATGCGGGTGACCACCCGCAAGATCCGCAGCCTGCTGCAGGCCTCGGAGGACGCCTTCGGCCTCACCGACGACGCCTGGGTGCTCGATGAACTGCGCCAGCTCGCCGGGGTGCTCGGGGTGGCGCGCGACGCCGAGGTGCTCGCCGAGCGCTATCAGCGGGCGCTGGACGAGTTGGCGCCGGAGCTGGTCCGCGGCCAGGTGCGGGAGCGGCTGGTGGATGGTGCCAACCGGCGCTACCAGGCCGGATTGCGCCGCTCGTTGGCCGCGATGCGCTCGCCGCGCTACTTCCGCCTGCTCGACGCGCTGGAGGCACTGGTGGCCGCCGAGCCGGCGCCGCCTGCCCCCGGCGAGGAGCACGCACCGGTGACCATCGACTCGGCGTACAAGCGGATCCGCAAGGCCGCCAGGACGGCCGCACACGCCGAGGAAGAACACAAAGACGAGGCGCTGCACCGAATTCGCAAGGGCGCCAAGCGCCTTCGCTATGTCGCAGCAGCCACCGGCGAGTCGAAGGTGTCCGAGCGCGCCAAGGTGATCCAGACCCTGCTCGGCGACCACCAGGACAGCGTGGTCAGCCGCACCCACCTGAGCCAGCAGGCCGAGGCCGCCCACGCCGCCGGCGAGGACACCTTCACCTACGGACTGCTGTATCAGCAGGAGGACGACCTGGCCCGCCGGTCCCGTGAACAACTGGACGAGGCACTGGGCGCCCTGAAGAAGGCGGTGGCCAAGGCGCACTAGGCGCGCGGGGCGGACGAGTTGGCCTGTAAGCCGGATTCTGTTCCGCCCTGCCCGGTTGCCCGTGGCAGAGCGGCGGCGACCATCCATCTGGGCACACCGTCGCCGGGTACCTCGAGCGGCCTACCCGCAGGCTCGGGCGAGCAGCCCTCGAACGCCTGCGCAGCCGCACCAGGTGCGGCCTCTTGGCCTTGCTTCGGGTGGGGTTTACCGAGCCATCCCGGTCACCCGGGATGCTGGTGCGCTCTTACCGCACCGTTTCACCCTTACCGCCGCCCCGAAGAGCGGTGGCGGTTTGTTTTCTGTGGCACTGTCCCGCGAGTCACCTCGGATTGCCGTTAGCAATCACCCTGCTCTGTGAAGTCCGGACTTTCCTCGACTCGAAGAGCCGCGGCCGCCCGGCCAACTCGTCCGCGCCAACAACGTAGCGCCTCAGCGGGCTGTTCCGTAATCGACTCGGCTATCTGCGGCGAAGTTCGATGACGTTGTCGAGCAGTTCGGCCTGCTGACCATCCGGCCCGGTGGCGTGCCGCGGCACGCTGTCCACCCGGACCCGCTCCCACTGCCCCGGGTCCAACGCCAGGCCCTCGACCACCTCGTCGGCCGACGGGAAGACGTGGTGGCGCACCTCCTCGGGCGCCCAGGGCGGCGCCCCGCCGTGGTCGACGATCAGCAGCGTGCCACCGGGTGCCACGGTGGCCGCGGCGCGGCGCAGGATGGCCGGGCGGTCCATGTCGACCATGCTGTGGAAGAACTGCGCCGACACCAGATCGAACGGTCCCTCCGGCAGGGTCTGGGTCAGGTCGTGCTGTTGAAAGTCGATGTGCGACAACACTCCCCGCTTGTCGGCTTCCTTGGCGGCGCGGGCCAGCGCGGTGCTGGAGACGTCCACGGCCACCACCTCCCAGCCGTGTTCGGCGAACCAGATGGCGTCCCCGCCCTCACCGCAGCCCAGATCCAGCACGACGTCGCCATCGAGCTGCGGGACGATCTCTTCGAGCCGGGCGTTGACCCGTCCGCTCCAGATCTGCGGCTTCTCGGCGTAGCGCTGTTCCCAATGGCTGTGGTGTTCGTTGTCCATACCGGCAAGCTTGCCGCGCCCCATCCCGACTGGCAATGTTGTTTGCCATGCAGGCAAACACCGATGATGACGTCGACCTCCGGGTGCGCCGAAGGCTGCGCGAGTTGCGCGCCCGCCACGGCATGACACTCGACGACGTCGCCTCGCGGGCCGGTATCGACGTCTCGACGCTGAGCAGGCTGGAGTCGGGCAAGCGACGGCTGGCGCTGGACCACCTGCCCCGGCTTGCCGCAGCGCTGTCGGTGAGCAGCGATGAGCTGCTCGGAACGCATGAGGCCGTCGACCCACGGGTGCGGAGCACCTCGCACACCCGCCATCTGGTCACCTATTGGCCGCTGACCCGCGGCGGCGGGGCGGGCGGCCTGCAGGCCTTCAAGATCCGCATCAGCGCCCGGCGCCGCACCCCGCCTGCCGAACTCCCCACCCACGAAGGCCACGAATGGCTCTACGTCTTGTCGGGCCGGCTTCAGCTGATCCTGGGCGAGCGCCAGTTCGTCATCGACCCGGGCGAGGCGGTGGAGTTCAGCACCTGGACACCGCACTGGTTCGGCACCGTCGACTCCCCCGTGGAGGCCATCATCCTGTTCGGCCCGCACGGCGAACGGGTGCACCTGCGCGATTAGCCGATCCGGGTCCGCCGGAGTCCGTCGCACTGCGACGATGCCGTTAATCTCGTAGGCGTGACAGCTCATGACCACACCGATCACGGTGCCGGCGGTCCACGTGAAATCAGGGTTGTCTCAGTTCAATGCAGCCCGTCGCCGCGAAATCTGGACGCGAACGCCTCCTACGCGGCCGCCGTCTTGAGCAACCACCCCGATGCAGATGTGTGCGTGTTCCCGGAGCTCTTCTTGAGCGGCTACACCACCGTAGACCTGAACGAGATCGCAATCGGGCGCTCACATCCGCTCGTCCATCGCCTCGGTGCACTGTGTCGCGAGCACCGAACCGCTCTCATGCTGGGCTTCGTCGAAGACGATGTCGCAGGGTATTTCAACTCACTGTTGATCATCGACCGGGACGGTGACCTCGCGGCGGTCTATCGCAAGACTCATCTGTTCGGCGAGGAGAAGCACGCCTTCGTCGCCGGCGACGAGATCCACACAGTCGAGGTCGCCGGTGTGGCCGTAGGTCCGATGATCTGTTTCGAAACCGAGATTCCGGAGATCGCACGCACTCTCCGCCGGACTGGCGCTGAAGTCCTGACCACAGTCGCTGCGAACATGAAACCGTACGGACCGGATCACGAACTCGCCGTCCGCGCGCGCGCCCTGGACAACAGGATTCCCCACGTCTACGTCAACCGGGTGGGACACGAATCGGGATTCGAGTTCGCGGGAGGATCACTGGTCGCCAGTTCTGACGGGACGACCCAGGCATCCTGCGGCACCGGGGAGAATGTGACCGAAGCGGTGGTCCGCGTGGGCGACCGGGTGCCGAGCGTCATCGACTACATCCACCATCTGCGGCCCGCGCTGTACGGACATCGATGAAGAAGTCACGGGTCACCATTCGTGATGTGGCCGCCGCTGCCGGGGTATCCACCACCACCGTCTCCGCAGCGCTGAGCGGACATGGGCGGCTGCCCGAAGGCACCCGAATCCGGGTGCGGGCGGTCGCCGAAAAGCTGCAGTACAAGCCCAGTTTGAGTGCACAAAATCTGCCCTCCGGCCGGACCGGGGTCATTCTGGCGGCTATCGCATCACCCGGAGCGGCGCTGACCGCAACCTTCGATGTGGATTACTTCGTCCAAGTGTTGAGTTCTGCGGCCGACGCCGCTGCCCAGCGCGGCGTGGTCCTGGCACTGGTTCCGCTGTTGTCGGCCAACGCGCAACACCCGAACATTCCCTCGGATGGGGTCATCATCGTCGATCCCGTTCCCGAGTTCCCGCTCCTGCGTGAGGCGGTGTCCCGCCACCTTCCGCTGGTAACAGCGGGTCGTGCCACCGGCGTTGACGTGGCTTTCGTCGACAGCAACTTCTCGGAGGTGGTCCCCGAAGGACTGAACTTCTTGCGGGCATCCGGGGCGACCGCCCCCGCTCTACTCACCAGCGAGAGTTCAGCGTCCTATGTGCACGACTGCACGACCGCCTACCTGGCCTGGTGCGCCGATCACGAGGTGTCACCCCGGATCTGTAGCATCGCCGGCGCCCTCACCGAGGAAGCCGCTCGGGTGGCGGCGACCAGACTGCTCGCCGACACCAAGCCGCCGGACGCCTTCTTCGCCACCTTGGACAGGCTCGCGTTGGGCGCTTACGCAGCGCTGCGCAGTCGCGATCTTCCCCTCGACGGCAGGGTGCTGAGTCTCGGCGACAGCCGATCATTGGAAACCGACACCGTCCGCATCTCCGCGATCGACCTATCCCCAGCCGCCATCGGCGCCGCATGCGTCGAGGTCCTGCTCGACGTGATCAACCAACAAGCCGGCCCGACCGAGGTGATCATTCCAGGTCGCCTCATTGCGCGCACGACCGGTGCGGCCGGCGCGACAACCTGAAAAGTCCGAATACCGCGGACCGCGCGATGATCTAATTGCCTTGTATTGCAGTGCATTTCGACTGGCAACTACGCACTCAGCGAAGCACTGCGCACACCAGCTGCGACCAGCCGGGGCAGCTCCGCTCGTAAACACTCCGTTACCGAACACTCTCCGGATCTTGACTCCGGCGCGGAAGCGACCATACTTGCGGAAACGTTTCCGCACGCTCGCGAAGACGCCATCCCACCGGCACAGCGTTCCAAGGAGAGGCTCATGGCAATCGGATCGGACGGGTCCCAAACCGCCACCATGAAGCGGGAGTTCGGGATGTGGTCAGCCGCATCACTGGCGTTCATGTTCGTCTCGCCGATCGTGGCCATGTACGCGATCTTCAGCATCGGCCTGGCCACCGTGGGACCCGGGTTCTGGTGGGGATGGGTCGTGTGTCTCGCCGGCCAAACCCTGGTAGCAGTCACCTTCGGCGTCCTCGCCTCGCGCTGGCCCTTCGCAGGTGGCGTGTATCAGTGGTCCCGGCGTCTTCTTGGCGCCCCATACGGGTGGGCAGCGAGCTGGACCTACTCGTGGGCACTGCTGATCGCACTGAGTTCGGTCGCCTACGGTGGAGCATTCTTCATCGCCGTCCTGTTCGGACTCGATCCGGCGAACACGGTCGTCCGCACCGGACTGGCGGTGGGAATGCTCGTCGTGGCAACCGCGGTGAACCTCATCGGGCGCTCAGCAGTCAAGATCACCTCGGTCGCGTGTGTCGCTGCCGAGGTCCTCGGATCACTCGGCGTGGGCGCCTATCTGCTGTTCTTCGGCCGCCTGCAGCAGCCGTCGATAGTCCTCGAAGGGCTGCATGCCGC is a window from the Mycolicibacterium anyangense genome containing:
- a CDS encoding TetR/AcrR family transcriptional regulator, which translates into the protein MRSEGRGRPRLEQSRRPGNTAREEILDAAAELFTTVGYAATSTRRIADAVGMRQASLYHHFPTKDDILEALLAGTVDEPLALAADLLDQPGPAAERLHALVVGDVSQLCAKRWNLGALYLLPELRVDRFGQFRLNREQLRGRYRQLAAAVIVECDGVADADDLPFRLVESVINRRSDDGTCPPETPWIIADGAVRILGWQGDTAALRRCSAARLQARCGEPAVTG
- a CDS encoding DUF1989 domain-containing protein, yielding MTTASTDGARSHARSQAAAADMRIPALPDGVDDTALVWSEAVPAGSYATRVLGRGTRLRFADPDGGACAHLLLFRADASWERLNIADTMKVPWQAYLGPGHPLLSDQGRVLATVVADTSGHHDMLCGLPPSARPTMLLAALKHGMDIRDVAPSATLFKGARVEESGALTFTGSAGPGAAIDLLIHLPVIVAVVNTAHPLDPAPAVTGLDIVAWRAPEELTTPVNDDPEYLRALFNTESTWAAAQSSEELR
- a CDS encoding urea amidolyase associated protein UAAP2, which encodes MTTAAPTAISDEVVAACAPWSAILRTGQTLQIIDLHGNQAVDTLFYAVDGDRVDPTGRYSAQTTIAAQRNIFLTTGSVLRAADGRPLVSIVADEVGNHDTIAGACSKESNTLRYGHHTVHQHACAENFLAEAAKWGMGKRDIVSNVNFFMNVPVEADGTLGIVDGLSAPGKSLTLRAESDTLVLVSNCPQINNPCNGFDPTPVRMVITSPESDVAGRSAP
- a CDS encoding 5-oxoprolinase/urea amidolyase family protein — encoded protein: MLTTVQDWPGRIGYWHVGVPPSGPMDDLSFRIGNRVLGNPEGAGGLECTKAGPALRFPDGARVCVTGAPVPVTLDGTPVPQWQSVTVAAGGVLDVGMVDGPGMRCYILIAGGLTEPEYLGSTATFTLGTFGGHDGRPLRAGDQLTAAEDPGPVSSRPARAAIEEQPSIGHRWEVAVTEGPHAAPEFFTRADIDTLVSTDYTVHFNSDRTGVRLEGPKPQWARTDGGEAGLHPSNIHDNAYCVGTLDFTGDTPILLGPDGPSLGGFVCPVTVVRGDRWKLGQMAPGDTVRFVPVRADRAPSLGSIDADRRASLPLVISTAGDQDDGVLTRFTAADDTAVTVRRDGDGGLLVEYGPMVLDLAMRARVHVLYEQMLASAVPGVTELTPGVRSLQVQFDPAVIAMPELVDLLARTDESLPATDELVLPSRTVRLPLSWDDPATHEAIQRYIHGVRADAPWCPWNIEFIRRINGLADVDAVHDIVYNAQYLVLGLGDVYLGAPVATPLDPRHRLVTTKYNPARTWTPENAVGIGGAYLCIYGMEGPGGYQFVGRTTQVWNHQHPNDSQSFEPGTPWLLRYFDRISFYPVSAEELLDLRADMAAGRGNVEIGDGEFSMSEYERFLAGNAESIATFRAQQAEAFTAERRAWDKAGEFAGQLAS
- a CDS encoding fatty acyl-AMP ligase; the encoded protein is MSHEPTAATGQGIRLKLEDYLDGDGNIALPADLTITRFLDHNIDQFGDTAAYRYLDFEHDAAGTPIELTWRELGLRLRAVGARLQQVTQPGDRVAILAPQGVDYVLGFFAAIQAGNIAVPLFAPELPGHAERLDAVLSDALPSAVLTTTAAAEAAQAFVRKLPRTRRPRVIAIDAVPDSVGQTFVPAALDSNGIAYLQYTSGSTRSPAGVEITHRAVLTNVVQMIISVGLDWDTASVSWLPLFHDMGLLMIMFPALFGGHLTLMSPTAFVRRPHRWIKELAVEAQRGRTFAAAPNFAFELAAQRGVPPAGEDLDLSNVAGLINGSEPVNITSIDRFNAVFGPYGLSPNAVKPSYGMAEATLFVSTIGSDDRATAIYLDREELGLGRAVVVAPDAPNAVPQVSCGRVARSQWAVIVDPDSESELPDGRVGEIWLHGENVGRGYWGRERETDQSFRNKLQVRLDSGSHADGVAPNAMWFRTGDMGVYLGGELYITGRIKDLVIIDGRNHYPQDIEATVADASSAVRRGFVAAFSVPGPEGTGERLVVIAERGPGAGKADPEPIVEAIRAAVSRQHALPVADILLVAAGAIPRTTSGKLARRACRAEYLSGLLGSR
- a CDS encoding CYTH and CHAD domain-containing protein, with translation MAAKAAGSSRHVEVEQKFDVPPATVFPSFEGLTFVSRVERLPSQSLDAVYFDTSDQDLARRRVTLRRRTGGPDAGWHLKLPAGPDARTEVHAPLESGDHAAAGEVPEELVDIVLAIVRDRPLVPVARISTTRNVVMVYGTDGAALAEFCDDEVTASALDPVDSSPGEEQRWHEWELELVDGEVKGGKEVLRRLGNRLLDAGAAPAGHGSKLAKVLQAGLPAPARPEPSADPVHRAVAEQVDQMMEWDRAVRADTWDSVHQMRVTTRKIRSLLQASEDAFGLTDDAWVLDELRQLAGVLGVARDAEVLAERYQRALDELAPELVRGQVRERLVDGANRRYQAGLRRSLAAMRSPRYFRLLDALEALVAAEPAPPAPGEEHAPVTIDSAYKRIRKAARTAAHAEEEHKDEALHRIRKGAKRLRYVAAATGESKVSERAKVIQTLLGDHQDSVVSRTHLSQQAEAAHAAGEDTFTYGLLYQQEDDLARRSREQLDEALGALKKAVAKAH
- a CDS encoding SAM-dependent methyltransferase, with product MDNEHHSHWEQRYAEKPQIWSGRVNARLEEIVPQLDGDVVLDLGCGEGGDAIWFAEHGWEVVAVDVSSTALARAAKEADKRGVLSHIDFQQHDLTQTLPEGPFDLVSAQFFHSMVDMDRPAILRRAAATVAPGGTLLIVDHGGAPPWAPEEVRHHVFPSADEVVEGLALDPGQWERVRVDSVPRHATGPDGQQAELLDNVIELRRR
- a CDS encoding helix-turn-helix domain-containing protein, whose amino-acid sequence is MQANTDDDVDLRVRRRLRELRARHGMTLDDVASRAGIDVSTLSRLESGKRRLALDHLPRLAAALSVSSDELLGTHEAVDPRVRSTSHTRHLVTYWPLTRGGGAGGLQAFKIRISARRRTPPAELPTHEGHEWLYVLSGRLQLILGERQFVIDPGEAVEFSTWTPHWFGTVDSPVEAIILFGPHGERVHLRD
- a CDS encoding nitrilase-related carbon-nitrogen hydrolase codes for the protein MTAHDHTDHGAGGPREIRVVSVQCSPSPRNLDANASYAAAVLSNHPDADVCVFPELFLSGYTTVDLNEIAIGRSHPLVHRLGALCREHRTALMLGFVEDDVAGYFNSLLIIDRDGDLAAVYRKTHLFGEEKHAFVAGDEIHTVEVAGVAVGPMICFETEIPEIARTLRRTGAEVLTTVAANMKPYGPDHELAVRARALDNRIPHVYVNRVGHESGFEFAGGSLVASSDGTTQASCGTGENVTEAVVRVGDRVPSVIDYIHHLRPALYGHR